In Dama dama isolate Ldn47 chromosome 9, ASM3311817v1, whole genome shotgun sequence, the following proteins share a genomic window:
- the LOC133061603 gene encoding olfactory receptor 7A17-like: MEPGNNTQYSKFFLLGFSEDPELQPLIFGLFLSMYLIAVCGNLLIILVTISDSHLHTPMYFFLSNLSFVDICFTSTTIPKMLQNIQTQSKVITYEGCIIQVYFYIFFAGLDDFLLTVMAYDRFVAICHPLHYTVIMNPWLCALLVLVSWMMSAMYSLLQSLMVLQLTFCGEVEIPHFFCELNQMVQLACSDTFLNDMVMYLESVLLAGGPFAGIIYSYSKIVSSIRRISSTQGKFKAFSTCASHLSVVLLFYCTSLGVYLSSAATHSSHSSATASVMYTVVTPMLNPFIYSLRNKDIKRALKRVCGIVGIKRPTVLGQMKCP, encoded by the coding sequence ATGGAACCAGGTAACAATACACAATATTCTAAATTTTTCCTTCTGGGATTCTCAGAGGATCCAGAATTGCAGCCCCTCATCTTTGGGCTTTTCCTCTCCATGTACCTGATTGCTGTGTGTGGAAACCTGCTCATTATCCTAGTCACCATCTCTGACTCCCACcttcacacccccatgtacttcttcctctccaacctgtccTTTGTAGACATCTGcttcacctccaccaccatcccaAAGATGCTGCAGAATATCCAGACCCAGAGTAAAGTCATAACCTATGAAGGCTGTATCATCCAGGTGTATTTTTACATATTCTTTGCAGGATTAGATGACTTCCTCCTgacagtgatggcctatgaccgctttgtggccatctgccaccccctGCACTACACGGTCATCATGAACCCTTGGCTCTGTGCACTGCTGGTGCTGGTGTCCTGGATGATGAGTGCTATGTATTCCTTGTTACAAAGTTTAATGGTTTTGCAACTGACCTTCTGTGGAGAGGTGGAAATTCCCCACTTTTTTTGTGAACTCAATCAGATGGTCCAACTTGCCTGTTCTGACACCTTTCTGAATGACATGGTGATGTATTTGGAATCAGTGCTTCTAGCTGGTGGGCCATTTGCTGGTATCATTTACTCTTACTCTAAAATAGTCTCTTCCATACGAAGAATCTCATCAACTCAGGGAAAGTTTAAAGCATTTTCCACTTGTGCATCTCATCTCTCAGTTgtcttattattttattgtacGAGCCTAGGGGTGTACCTTAGCTCTGCTGCTACACACAGCTCACACTCAAGTGCAACAGCCTCCGTGATGTACACTGTGGTCACACCCATGCTGAACCCATTCATCTACAGTCTGAGGAACAAAGACATAAAGAGGGCTCTGAAGAGAGTCTGTGGGATAGTAGGTATAAAGAGGCCAACTGTCCTGGGGCAGATGAAGTGCCCTTGA